The bacterium genome contains the following window.
ACGCCTGTCGCAAGGATGGCAAGTGGGTTCTTGAGGGATTCTGGTTCAGTGCCTGTACCGGACCTGTACGCGCGACCGTGCGCGGAGAGTCACATGAAGATCTTGCAAATCAACTCTACAACGAACTGGCGGGCTGCTCATGCGAATGCGCGTGTTGATTCTCCGTAGTCCCGAATTGAGTGACCGGCTTATTAATCTGCTCGAGTCGGACGGTGTTGACTTCGCGTGCCTTCCTGTAACGCGCACAGAGTTCATTCACCCAGGTTATATCCCTATCAATAAATTCTCTACGATTGCGTTTACAAGCTCCAATGGCGTGAGAGGACTCTTTCGCGCACTTGAATCTTCGGCACATATCCTTCCACTTAACACTCGCCTTGCCGCGGTCGGCAAAGCAACTGCCGACACGATTCATGAACTCTTCAGCCGCAATGCTGACATTGTGGCAGAGAATGCGTCTGGTGCTTCGCTCGCACACTTACTTTGTCAAGAGCTGCCCGCCGGCACGGAGATCCTCTATCCGTGCCCCGGCGGGCACAATCCCGAGTTTGCAGACCGGTGCCGCGCATTCGGACTAAATGTTCATCCCCTGCCGGTCTATCGCACGGTAGAAGTGGATCCGGATACAATCAGGTTGGCATTGTCCGCAAGTGTTGAACCCGACGCAGTGATCT
Protein-coding sequences here:
- a CDS encoding uroporphyrinogen-III synthase translates to MSDRLINLLESDGVDFACLPVTRTEFIHPGYIPINKFSTIAFTSSNGVRGLFRALESSAHILPLNTRLAAVGKATADTIHELFSRNADIVAENASGASLAHLLCQELPAGTEILYPCPGGHNPEFADRCRAFGLNVHPLPVYRTVEVDPDTIRLALSASVEPDAVIFYAPSAVNAFQKALPAPWPFRAIAIGQTTERALHDAGQAVVVRSESTEPHSIVLAIHGIHSMEWETQNA